A window from Bufo bufo chromosome 1, aBufBuf1.1, whole genome shotgun sequence encodes these proteins:
- the LOC121000857 gene encoding pulmonary surfactant-associated protein C-like has protein sequence MQVLSFFPKMMEIKKTWAWAIVILMLLAIIVVGATLIGVYLTQKHIEQVVEMAFEAKSGEKVQQTVMVNKDGNVAAFYVNANNESSTILYDYNNNIIGFKRVNNQKCLVVDMKGMNIPSISDILRVIKHFEKQNNTSNSDLSYDLVEGVEADRTKLGVHINILCSDVPIYWATQDKSPHLRWTFTLKFSIFGLDVVFTFQS, from the exons TCTTTCTTTCCTAAGATGATGGAAATCAAGAAGACCTGGGCCTGGGCCATTGTCATACTTATGCTGCTAGCTATAATTGTTGTTGGGGCAACATTGATAGGGGTGTACCTGACACAGAAGCACATTGAACAG GTGGTGGAGATGGCCTTTGAAGCCAAGAGTGGAGAGAAGGTCCAGCAGACGGTAATGGTCAACAAGGATGGGAATGTGGCAGCGTTTTATGTCAACGCCAACAACGAATCGTCCACTATCCTGTACGACTACAATAAT AACATCATCGGCTTCAAGCGAGTGAACAATCAGAAATGTTTGGTTGTGGACATGAAAGGTATGAACATCCCATCAATAAGCGACATCCTGAGGGTCATCAAACACTTCGAGAAACAG AACAATACATCTAACAGCGATTTATCTTACGATCTGGTGGAAGGAGTAGAAGCCGACCGGACTAAACTGGGTGTCCACATCAATATCCTGTGCAGTGATGTCCCCATCTACTGGGCTACACAG GACAAGTCCCCACACCTGCGCTGGACATTTACACTCAAGTTCAGCATCTTCGGTTTAGATGTGGTGTTTACCTTCCAGTCCTGA